The Anaerobranca gottschalkii DSM 13577 DNA window GTCATCAAATGCTCTAACAGTGTTAGAAAGAAGATACTTAAAAAAAGAAGGGGGCAAAGTAATAGAAACACCTGAAGATATGTTTAAAAGGGTAGCTTTAAATATCAGTGAAGGAGAGAAAAAATACGGTAAAAGTGAAGAAGAAATTAAAGAAATAGCTGAGAAGTTTTACGAACTTATGGTTAGTTTAGCATTTTTACCAAATTCACCTACATTGATGAATGCTGGTAGGGAACTACAACAACTAGCTGCATGTTTTGTATTGCCAGTAGAAGATTCTATGGAAAGTATATTTGAAACTATTAAAAATGCGGCTTTGATACATAAAAGTGGTGGTGGTACAGGATTTTCCTTTTCCCGGATAAGACCGCAGAAAGATCGGGTATTAACTACAGGGGGAGTTGCTAGTGGCCCTATTTCCTTTATGAAAGTATTTAATGCAGCTACTGAAGCAGTAAAACAGGGAGGTACCCGTAGAGGAGCAAACATGGGAATACTTCGGGTAGATCATCCTGATATTTTAGAATTTATAACAGTCAAACAGAATAACCAAGAATTGACAAATTTCAATTTATCTGTAGGTATTACAGAAAAATTCATGGAAGCAGTGGAAAAAGATGAACACTACGATTTAATTAACCCAAGAACTAAAGAAAAAGTAAAGTCCCTTAGAGCCAGGGAAGTTTTTGATTTAATAGTAGATTCTGCTTGGAAAAGTGGAGAGCCTGGCATTATATTTTTAGATAGAATAAATGAAAACAATCCTACTCCAGCTTTAGGGGAAATTGAAAGTACTAATCCCTGTGGCGAGCAACCTCTACTACCATATGAAGCCTGTAATTTAGGATCCATTAACTTGGCTAAAGTGGTTAGAGATGGGCGAATTGATTATCAGTATTTAAAGGATATTGTTCATCTATCAGTTAGATTTTTAGATAATGTAATAGATATGGGAGTTTATCCATTGAAAGAAATCACTGAGATGGTACACGGCAATAGAAAAATTGGACTAGGAGTCATGGGTTTTGCCGATTTTTTAATAAAATTAGGTATACCCTATAACAGTGAAGAAGGGGTAAAAGTAGCAGAACAGATAATGGAATTTATTCAGAAAGAGTCTAAAATTGCTTCAGAAAAGTTGGCAGAAGAAAGGGGCTCATTTCCTAACTTTCATCTGAGTATATATCCTAAAATGGGCTATAAATCTTTAAGAAATGCCACTACCACCACTATTGCACCTACAGGAACTATTAGTATGATAGCAGGGGTTTCTAGTGGTATTGAACCTATTTTCGCCCTTTGCTATAAAAGGACTATTTTGGATAATGAAGAGCTATTAGAAGTACATCCTTTATTTGAAGAAGTGGCAAAGGCAAGGGGTTTTTATAGTGAAGAGTTAATGGAAAAAATAGCTCAAAAGGGTAGTATTCAAGGGTTAAAAGAAATACCTATAGATGTCCAAAAAATTTTTGTTACAGCCCATGACATAAGTCCTCAATGGCATGTGGAAATTC harbors:
- a CDS encoding vitamin B12-dependent ribonucleotide reductase, yielding MKGKAELSSNALTVLERRYLKKEGGKVIETPEDMFKRVALNISEGEKKYGKSEEEIKEIAEKFYELMVSLAFLPNSPTLMNAGRELQQLAACFVLPVEDSMESIFETIKNAALIHKSGGGTGFSFSRIRPQKDRVLTTGGVASGPISFMKVFNAATEAVKQGGTRRGANMGILRVDHPDILEFITVKQNNQELTNFNLSVGITEKFMEAVEKDEHYDLINPRTKEKVKSLRAREVFDLIVDSAWKSGEPGIIFLDRINENNPTPALGEIESTNPCGEQPLLPYEACNLGSINLAKVVRDGRIDYQYLKDIVHLSVRFLDNVIDMGVYPLKEITEMVHGNRKIGLGVMGFADFLIKLGIPYNSEEGVKVAEQIMEFIQKESKIASEKLAEERGSFPNFHLSIYPKMGYKSLRNATTTTIAPTGTISMIAGVSSGIEPIFALCYKRTILDNEELLEVHPLFEEVAKARGFYSEELMEKIAQKGSIQGLKEIPIDVQKIFVTAHDISPQWHVEIQSAFQKYTDNAVSKTVNFPYDATREDVKEVFMLSYKLKCKGVTVYRDGSRDSQVLSKVDNKEKEGNTKKEGFLVNSIVPRPRPDITVGTTEKVKIGCGNLYISVNSDEYGICEVFTNTGRDGGCASQSEATSRLISIALRSGISEETIIEQLRGIRCPACIRRPGINVTSCPDAISRAIKKIGSLKKEQYRMKEEITATSHNEENLKEKPSCPECGKPIRFESGCIICTNCGYSKCG